AAGCAGTGCGTGATTGAGCAGCGCGAGCTGCACGCCGACATGCCCAGCTTCGCCAGCGGCCTCAAGCACGCCTTGCGTCAGGACCCCGACATCATCCTGGTGGGCGAAATGCGCGACCTGGAGACCACGGCGCTGGCGATCTCGGCCGCCGAGACCGGCCACCTCGTGCTCTCGACCCTGCACACCGTCAATGCCTCGCAGACGGTGGAGCGAATCGTCGACATGTACCCCGCGGGTCAGCAGAACCAGATCCGCTCGATGCTGGCCAACACGCTGCAGGCGGTGGTGAGCCAGACGCTGTTCAGCCGCATCGACCGACCGGGCATGGTGCCCGCGGTCGAGACGCTGCTGTGCACGCCGGCGGTGCGGAACCTGATCCGCGAGGCGCGCACGTTCGAAATCCCCAACGTGATCGAGACCAACCGGGCGATCGGCATGACCAGCCTGGACAGCTCGATCGCGGAACTGTACTTCAACGGCCTCATCAGCCGCGAGGACGCTATCGCGCAGGCGGCGTTCCCCGACAAGCTGGAGCGGCAGCTGGCGGCCTGAGTGAGATGTGCATCCATCGTAGAGGTCCTATGGGGCCTCTAGGACCTATAGGACTTCGCAATGGGCAACTACCGCTATCAGATCCGCACAAGCGGCGGCCAGGTGCAGACGGGCGTCATCGCCGCGGACAGCGCGGGCACGGCCTCCACGCTGCTGCGCAACCAGGGCGCGCACATCCTCTCGCTCTCGGCGGTCGCCAGCGACACGCTGCAGGGCGGCTGGGTGGCGAAGTTCAAGGAGCTGAACCAGGGCAAGCCCAGCCAGAAGCACGTGCTGGACTTCACCACGCAGCTGGCGGTCATGATCCGCGCCGGTATCAACCTGCGCTCGGCCCTTGACGGCATCGGCGAGCAGACCACGCACCCGGGGTTCCGACGCGTGCTGCAGCAGCTCAAGCAGGACGTGGAGGGCGGCAAGCAGTTCAGCGAGGCGATCGCCAAGCACCCCAAGCTCTTCAACCCGCTTTACATCAACATGGTGCGGGCGTCGGAGATGTCGGGCTCGTTCAGCAAGATGCTCGACCGCATCGCGCAGTACATCGGGCAGCAGCTCGAGACCCGCAAGATGGTGGTGGGCGCCGCGATCTACCCGGCGATCATCGGCACGCTCGCGGTGTGCGTGACCGTGTTCCTGCTCACCTTCGTGCTGCCCAAGTTCGGCGCGGTGTTCGAGGGCAAGGAGGACATCCTTCCCTGGGCCACCAAGTTCCTGATGGGGCTGTCGAAGTTCATGGTGGAGAACTGGTACCTGCTGGTGGGCGGGCTGGCGGTGATCATCGGCTGCCTCTACGCCTTCACCAAGACCGAGGTCGGCTCGTTCTGGGTGGACAAGCTCAAGCTCACGATACCCGTGATCAGGACGATGTTCCGCTCGCTGTACATCAGCCGCTCGCTGCAGACCATGGGGCAGCTGATCAACGCGGGCGTGCCCATGCTCGACACCCTGGCCATCACCGGCGACATTTCGGGTAACGTGATGTTCAAGGGGCTGTGGCGGCGCGTGCACGCCGCGGTGAAGACCGGCAAGAAGCTCACCAGCCAGCTCGGCCAGGGCGACATCCTGCCCAAGGCGGTGACGCAGATGATCAGCGCC
The nucleotide sequence above comes from Phycisphaerales bacterium. Encoded proteins:
- a CDS encoding type IV pilus twitching motility protein PilT, whose product is MDLIQILKAAYEADASDVHLISGQPPMIRCHQVMTPMDFPVITPAIAQSFVEKMAPPEALSTFNKNKDSDFSFQVEGLARYRVNAHMQRGTVGLAMRMIKTKVPPLANLNLPEVIARLTYLPRGLVLVTGDTGSGKSTTLAAMIEAMNQRYKKHIITLEDPVEYVFESKQCVIEQRELHADMPSFASGLKHALRQDPDIILVGEMRDLETTALAISAAETGHLVLSTLHTVNASQTVERIVDMYPAGQQNQIRSMLANTLQAVVSQTLFSRIDRPGMVPAVETLLCTPAVRNLIREARTFEIPNVIETNRAIGMTSLDSSIAELYFNGLISREDAIAQAAFPDKLERQLAA
- a CDS encoding type II secretion system F family protein, yielding MGNYRYQIRTSGGQVQTGVIAADSAGTASTLLRNQGAHILSLSAVASDTLQGGWVAKFKELNQGKPSQKHVLDFTTQLAVMIRAGINLRSALDGIGEQTTHPGFRRVLQQLKQDVEGGKQFSEAIAKHPKLFNPLYINMVRASEMSGSFSKMLDRIAQYIGQQLETRKMVVGAAIYPAIIGTLAVCVTVFLLTFVLPKFGAVFEGKEDILPWATKFLMGLSKFMVENWYLLVGGLAVIIGCLYAFTKTEVGSFWVDKLKLTIPVIRTMFRSLYISRSLQTMGQLINAGVPMLDTLAITGDISGNVMFKGLWRRVHAAVKTGKKLTSQLGQGDILPKAVTQMISAGEESGKLGEVLDEISVYYAKQLKDNIKAVTSMIEPIMILMMGTVVGFIAMAIILPIFKMSQIVK